A genomic window from Paenibacillus thermoaerophilus includes:
- a CDS encoding LCP family protein: protein MRSARLKPKMSRKRLWLTVALSLIGSLFLGAFGYAGYLYFKADQAIKSVSGGDKLPEPQPLAATKKKEDPITFLVAGIDSRAGSGGTLNTDVLILASLNPETKSATMVSIPRDMQLKPKGLPARKANYYYAMFYNENKDTALYETKKMFQELFQFPIDYAVTINFDGFREIVDELGGLDINVDMDMKYVDTADGTNIDLRKGYQHLNGKQVLDFVRYRHSNRGTAESSDTERNERQQQVLKAILGKLTSFGGIAQWGGVLEIAGRTVKTDIPESTLRSWILSFSKMKPDTIESISLGGRWESPYMIVEEEVLDEALKALRRRAELPEQPAKPLDLTTVALLDPREKPSGAKPGGTTTLDGGGSKASPKPTAKPSATPKGTAKPSAQPPAKPTTAPEPSAEPKPSAAPGGAGTAKPGASSGPVETAAPDVTAEPTPVPEAKPTAAPQEPTPAAQPSAGGPSPKPSGGETDGPSPSAAKPAPSEKQGGV from the coding sequence ATGCGAAGCGCGAGACTAAAGCCGAAGATGAGCCGCAAGCGCTTATGGCTGACGGTGGCTTTGTCCTTGATCGGCAGCCTGTTTTTGGGCGCGTTCGGCTATGCCGGCTATTTGTATTTTAAAGCGGATCAAGCCATCAAGTCCGTGTCCGGCGGCGATAAGCTGCCGGAGCCCCAGCCCCTGGCCGCGACGAAGAAGAAAGAAGACCCGATTACGTTCCTGGTCGCGGGCATCGACTCCCGCGCCGGCAGCGGCGGCACGCTCAACACCGACGTCCTGATTCTGGCCAGCCTCAATCCGGAGACCAAATCGGCCACGATGGTGTCGATTCCCCGGGATATGCAGTTGAAGCCCAAGGGGCTCCCGGCCCGCAAAGCGAACTATTATTATGCGATGTTTTACAACGAAAACAAGGATACCGCTCTGTACGAGACGAAAAAAATGTTCCAGGAGCTGTTCCAGTTCCCGATCGATTACGCGGTGACGATCAACTTCGACGGCTTCCGCGAGATTGTCGACGAATTGGGCGGGCTCGATATCAACGTCGATATGGACATGAAATATGTCGACACGGCCGACGGCACGAATATCGATCTGAGAAAGGGCTATCAGCATTTGAACGGCAAGCAGGTGCTCGATTTCGTCCGTTACCGGCATTCGAACAGGGGGACGGCCGAATCCTCCGATACCGAGCGCAACGAGCGCCAGCAGCAGGTATTGAAGGCGATTCTCGGCAAGCTGACGTCGTTCGGCGGCATCGCCCAATGGGGCGGCGTGCTTGAGATCGCGGGACGGACCGTCAAGACGGATATCCCCGAATCGACGCTCCGAAGCTGGATCCTGTCGTTCTCCAAGATGAAGCCCGATACGATCGAATCGATCAGCTTGGGCGGCCGTTGGGAAAGTCCGTATATGATTGTGGAGGAGGAAGTGCTGGACGAGGCGCTGAAGGCGCTGCGCCGGCGCGCGGAGCTGCCGGAGCAGCCCGCCAAGCCGCTGGATCTGACAACGGTGGCGCTGCTGGACCCGCGCGAGAAGCCGTCGGGCGCCAAACCGGGCGGCACCACGACGCTGGACGGCGGCGGTTCGAAGGCTTCGCCCAAACCGACGGCGAAGCCGAGCGCAACGCCGAAGGGGACGGCGAAGCCGTCCGCGCAGCCTCCAGCGAAGCCGACGACTGCGCCGGAACCGTCCGCCGAGCCGAAGCCGTCTGCGGCGCCCGGAGGAGCGGGCACGGCGAAGCCGGGCGCTTCCTCCGGGCCGGTAGAAACGGCGGCGCCTGACGTAACGGCGGAGCCGACGCCTGTGCCCGAGGCGAAGCCGACGGCTGCGCCGCAGGAGCCGACGCCGGCGGCGCAGCCGTCCGCCGGCGGGCCGTCGCCGAAACCAAGCGGCGGCGAGACCGACGGGCCTTCTCCCTCGGCGGCCAAGCCGGCTCCGTCGGAGAAGCAAGGCGGCGTGTAA
- a CDS encoding FAD-dependent oxidoreductase gives MNKGKQQQGSAAGQTRRYGIWIAILIILSSLVYFGTVVYKGLKEPGPGKPQTLERVAAVDKPADAYDVIVVGTDPEGVAAAVSASMNGLKTLLVDGRDREILGGLMTLGWLNSLDHNYHYKAPVIPGKPEYFNKGIFQKWYEQVEGDSFDVVTAANAFNKLVKNEKNIDVLLKTKEMLPWTEPGEGGRTVVKGMKITLADGTAVSVPAKAVIDATQDGDVYAAAGAPFTLGREDLGDPKARMAVTLVFKLGNVTPEVWSAVKKRLEDDGDPNTGANELSAWGYVEMQNYPSTQEGRVKMRGLNIGRQNDGTALVNALQIFDIDPLSPASVAEAFEIGKKELPHVIDHMKKLYPEFKDITLAGTAPELYVRESRHLIGEYRLTMVDVLENRDQWDRIAFGSYPVDIQRISAKDNGAVMTKPIQYAIPFRSIVPKNVDGLLVVGRSASFDSLPHGSARVIPVGMATGEAAGAAVKLAVEKGMTFRELSQSKDDIAELQARLNKQGMELAPFKLDPNEHMIDGRSKLAYMLHPAYPGLKAAVSMSLTTSGYSYDFKLDEPSNPQRLVNHMLAVRRIHGADKFKGDPNAALKSVETPDKAPLTLDQATYTILTTVGVQTTRENAAKELESRGWIKPESKALIQKPESLTNGQVFMLIRDIVEAVAGRTYD, from the coding sequence TTGAATAAGGGGAAACAGCAGCAGGGAAGCGCTGCCGGACAAACGAGACGATACGGCATCTGGATTGCGATCTTGATTATTTTGTCATCTTTGGTTTATTTCGGGACCGTGGTTTATAAAGGGCTCAAGGAACCCGGACCGGGAAAACCCCAAACCCTCGAGCGGGTAGCGGCGGTGGACAAGCCGGCGGACGCCTACGACGTGATCGTCGTCGGAACGGACCCGGAGGGAGTGGCGGCGGCCGTATCCGCGTCGATGAACGGGCTGAAGACGCTGCTTGTCGACGGACGCGACCGCGAGATTTTGGGCGGACTGATGACGCTGGGTTGGCTGAACAGCCTCGACCACAATTATCACTACAAGGCGCCCGTCATACCGGGCAAGCCCGAATATTTCAACAAGGGCATCTTCCAGAAGTGGTACGAGCAGGTCGAAGGCGATTCGTTCGACGTCGTGACGGCGGCCAATGCGTTTAACAAGCTCGTCAAGAACGAGAAAAACATCGATGTGCTGCTGAAAACAAAAGAGATGCTCCCGTGGACGGAGCCGGGCGAAGGCGGCCGGACGGTGGTCAAGGGCATGAAGATCACGCTCGCCGACGGCACGGCCGTGTCCGTCCCGGCCAAAGCCGTCATCGACGCCACGCAGGACGGCGACGTGTATGCGGCGGCGGGAGCGCCGTTTACGCTGGGCCGCGAGGATCTCGGCGATCCGAAGGCGCGTATGGCGGTTACGTTGGTGTTCAAGCTCGGCAACGTGACGCCGGAAGTGTGGTCCGCGGTGAAAAAGCGGCTGGAAGACGACGGCGATCCGAACACAGGGGCCAATGAGCTCAGCGCCTGGGGTTACGTCGAGATGCAAAATTACCCGTCGACCCAGGAAGGCCGCGTCAAAATGCGCGGGTTGAACATCGGCCGCCAAAACGACGGGACCGCTCTGGTCAACGCGCTGCAAATCTTCGATATCGACCCGCTCTCGCCGGCTTCGGTCGCCGAAGCTTTCGAGATCGGCAAAAAAGAACTGCCGCACGTCATCGACCATATGAAGAAGCTGTATCCGGAGTTCAAGGACATCACGCTGGCCGGCACGGCACCGGAGCTGTACGTCCGCGAATCGCGCCATCTGATCGGCGAATACCGCCTGACGATGGTGGACGTGCTGGAGAACCGCGACCAATGGGACCGGATCGCGTTCGGCTCGTACCCGGTGGACATTCAGCGCATTTCTGCCAAGGACAACGGCGCCGTTATGACCAAGCCGATCCAGTACGCGATCCCGTTTCGGAGCATCGTGCCGAAGAACGTCGACGGCCTGCTCGTCGTCGGCCGGTCCGCGAGCTTCGACTCGCTTCCCCACGGAAGCGCGCGCGTCATACCGGTCGGCATGGCGACGGGCGAAGCGGCCGGCGCCGCCGTCAAGCTGGCGGTCGAGAAGGGAATGACGTTCCGGGAGCTGTCGCAATCCAAGGACGATATCGCCGAGCTGCAGGCGCGCTTGAACAAGCAGGGCATGGAGCTGGCGCCGTTCAAGCTGGACCCGAACGAGCATATGATCGACGGCCGGTCGAAGCTCGCCTACATGCTCCACCCGGCCTATCCGGGGCTGAAGGCGGCCGTCAGCATGAGCTTGACGACCAGCGGCTACTCGTACGATTTCAAGCTGGACGAACCGTCCAATCCCCAGCGGCTGGTCAATCATATGTTGGCGGTGCGCCGCATTCACGGTGCGGACAAGTTCAAGGGCGATCCGAACGCCGCGCTGAAATCGGTCGAGACGCCCGACAAGGCGCCGTTGACGCTGGATCAGGCGACGTATACGATTCTGACGACGGTCGGCGTGCAGACGACAAGGGAGAACGCCGCGAAAGAACTCGAATCGCGCGGCTGGATCAAGCCCGAGTCGAAAGCATTGATTCAAAAGCCCGAATCCTTGACGAACGGACAGGTCTTTATGCTTATCCGCGACATTGTCGAAGCGGTGGCGGGCCGAACTTACGATTGA
- a CDS encoding TetR/AcrR family transcriptional regulator, whose amino-acid sequence MPKIVDHQKQRQRVAEAALRVIRRGGLEQASVRNIAQEAGLSVGSMRHYFASQAELFAYCMNLFVDRIHARFQTMKFDGSVLTVLKMLILQFLPVDEDRRLEMEVWLSFSAKAVHDPELKKLSDKMYDDMHGVSRFVIDTLVKEGLAKPDLQADIEQEKLYALIDGLAVHHLLRPDALPAERLEAIIDEHLRSLCVPEAGNGQNGR is encoded by the coding sequence ATGCCGAAAATCGTAGATCACCAAAAACAAAGACAGCGGGTCGCCGAGGCTGCGTTGCGGGTGATCCGGAGAGGCGGGCTCGAGCAGGCGAGCGTCCGCAACATCGCGCAGGAAGCCGGATTGTCCGTCGGCTCGATGCGCCATTATTTCGCCAGCCAAGCGGAGTTGTTCGCTTATTGCATGAACCTGTTTGTGGACCGGATTCATGCCCGCTTTCAGACGATGAAATTCGACGGCTCCGTTCTGACCGTGCTGAAGATGCTGATTTTGCAATTTTTGCCGGTGGACGAGGACAGAAGGCTGGAGATGGAGGTGTGGTTATCGTTCAGCGCCAAGGCCGTCCACGATCCCGAACTGAAAAAGCTCAGCGACAAAATGTACGACGACATGCACGGCGTCTCCCGATTCGTAATCGATACGCTGGTGAAGGAGGGGCTGGCGAAGCCCGATCTGCAAGCCGACATCGAGCAGGAGAAGCTGTATGCCCTAATCGACGGGCTGGCCGTTCATCATTTGCTGCGTCCCGACGCCTTGCCGGCCGAGCGGCTGGAGGCGATTATCGACGAGCATCTCCGGTCGTTATGCGTTCCCGAAGCCGGGAACGGTCAAAACGGCCGGTAG
- a CDS encoding replication-associated recombination protein A: MEMDDLFSYGAQSDTSGRLLADRMRPRTLDEYIGQEHILAPGKQLRRAIEADRIGSMLLYGPPGCGKTTLANIIANHTQAEFTRLNAVDASVKDVRAVIDRARDLKSMYGRRTILFLDEVHRFNTAQQDALLPSVEQGVISLIGATTENPFHHVNRALLSRSTLYQLQPLDERHVMIALRRALADRERGLGDLPIDAEEQALAHIAQVAAGDIRRGLNALELAALTTPPDPSGRIVITLEVAEESVRQPTIKADRSTQYDVLSAFHKSVRGSSDAALFWFLYAVDRLGMDPMTFLRRLIVACSEDIGLANPQAMVQAVAAMDAYHKIGMPEAKYNIAQAILFAVESPKSNAVAVALSRGQAAVERLTQAEVPMHLRDTHYAGAEQLGHKGYKYPHDYPGHYVEQQYYPEALGNLHLYDATEQGTEGKIRQNQLRRRGMDGK, from the coding sequence ATGGAGATGGACGATCTGTTCAGCTACGGCGCCCAGTCCGATACGTCCGGCCGGCTGCTGGCGGACCGGATGCGTCCCCGGACGCTGGACGAATATATCGGCCAGGAGCATATCCTCGCTCCCGGCAAGCAGCTTCGCCGGGCGATCGAAGCCGACCGGATCGGCTCCATGCTGCTGTACGGACCGCCGGGCTGCGGTAAGACGACGCTGGCGAACATCATCGCGAACCATACGCAGGCGGAATTCACCCGGCTGAACGCCGTTGACGCGTCGGTCAAGGATGTGAGGGCGGTGATCGACCGCGCCCGCGATCTGAAGTCGATGTACGGCCGGCGTACGATCCTGTTCCTCGACGAGGTGCACCGGTTCAACACCGCGCAGCAGGATGCGCTGCTGCCTTCCGTCGAGCAGGGCGTCATCTCGCTGATCGGGGCGACGACGGAAAATCCGTTCCATCACGTGAACCGCGCCCTGCTGTCCCGCTCGACGCTGTACCAGCTCCAGCCGCTGGACGAACGGCACGTCATGATCGCGCTGCGCCGGGCGCTGGCCGACCGGGAGAGAGGACTGGGCGACCTGCCGATCGACGCGGAGGAGCAGGCGTTGGCCCACATCGCCCAGGTCGCGGCCGGAGATATCCGCCGCGGGCTGAACGCGCTGGAGCTGGCCGCGCTGACGACGCCGCCCGATCCGAGCGGCCGCATCGTGATCACGCTGGAGGTCGCGGAGGAGTCGGTGCGCCAGCCGACGATCAAGGCCGACCGCTCGACCCAATACGACGTGCTGTCGGCGTTCCACAAGAGCGTGCGCGGCTCCAGCGACGCCGCGCTGTTCTGGTTCCTGTACGCGGTCGACCGGCTCGGCATGGACCCGATGACGTTCCTCCGCCGGTTGATCGTCGCCTGCAGCGAGGATATCGGCCTCGCCAATCCGCAAGCGATGGTGCAGGCGGTGGCGGCGATGGACGCGTACCACAAGATCGGCATGCCGGAAGCGAAATACAATATTGCGCAGGCGATTCTGTTCGCGGTGGAGAGCCCCAAATCCAACGCGGTCGCGGTCGCGCTGTCGCGGGGTCAGGCCGCCGTGGAGCGGCTGACGCAGGCGGAGGTGCCGATGCACCTGCGCGATACGCATTATGCGGGCGCGGAGCAGCTCGGGCACAAGGGGTACAAGTACCCGCACGACTACCCGGGCCATTACGTCGAGCAGCAGTATTATCCGGAGGCGCTCGGCAATCTCCATCTATACGACGCGACGGAGCAGGGGACGGAAGGGAAAATCCGCCAAAACCAACTGCGCCGCCGCGGAATGGACGGCAAGTGA
- the hisS gene encoding histidine--tRNA ligase — translation MSNIQKPKGTQDLLPGTVEKWHYVESKARDICNRFNYREVRTPIFEHTELFQRGVGETTDIVEKEMYTFLDKGDRSISLRPEGTAGVVRSYIENKLYAEPDVAKLFYIGPMFRYERPMAGRYRQFHQFGVEAIGSAEPSIDAEVIAMGYLLYKELGLKEVTVEINSVGNASVRAVYRDKLRAFLQPLLPSLCKDCQSRYDRNPLRVLDCKVDQDKFGGAPSILDSLDDECRNHFDAVKAHLDDMGIPYVVNSRLVRGLDYYTHTAFEYKAAGIGAIDTIGGGGRYNGLVADIGGDDRPGVGFGLGLERVLLVLEAQGVELPGAAPVDVYFIGLGEAAERRVAALAYEARAAGLKAEMDYLGRKMKAQLKAADRLAARYAAILGDDELARGEITLKNMATGEQSLVALDRLIGILKAGS, via the coding sequence ATGTCCAATATTCAAAAACCGAAAGGCACGCAGGATCTGCTGCCCGGAACGGTGGAGAAATGGCACTACGTCGAAAGCAAGGCGCGCGACATCTGCAACCGGTTCAACTACCGGGAAGTGCGCACGCCGATCTTCGAGCATACGGAGCTGTTCCAGCGCGGCGTCGGAGAAACGACCGATATCGTGGAGAAGGAGATGTACACCTTCCTCGACAAAGGGGACCGCAGCATCTCGCTTCGTCCCGAAGGCACGGCGGGCGTCGTCCGCTCGTATATCGAGAACAAGCTGTACGCCGAACCCGATGTGGCCAAGCTGTTCTACATCGGTCCGATGTTCCGGTACGAACGGCCGATGGCCGGCCGGTACCGCCAGTTTCACCAATTCGGCGTGGAGGCGATCGGCTCGGCCGAACCGTCGATCGACGCCGAGGTTATCGCGATGGGGTATCTGCTGTACAAGGAGCTCGGCTTGAAGGAAGTGACCGTCGAGATCAATTCCGTCGGCAACGCGTCCGTTCGCGCCGTATACCGGGATAAGCTGCGGGCTTTTCTCCAGCCGCTGCTGCCGTCGCTGTGCAAGGACTGCCAGTCGCGCTACGACCGCAACCCGCTGCGGGTGCTGGACTGCAAGGTGGATCAGGACAAATTCGGCGGCGCTCCTTCGATCCTGGATTCGCTCGACGACGAGTGCCGGAACCACTTCGACGCGGTGAAGGCGCACCTCGATGACATGGGGATTCCGTATGTGGTCAATTCGCGATTGGTGCGCGGCCTCGATTATTACACGCATACGGCGTTCGAGTACAAGGCGGCGGGCATCGGCGCCATCGACACGATCGGCGGCGGCGGCCGGTACAACGGCCTCGTGGCCGATATCGGCGGAGACGACCGGCCGGGCGTCGGCTTCGGTCTAGGCCTTGAGCGCGTTCTGTTGGTGCTGGAGGCGCAAGGCGTGGAGCTGCCGGGAGCGGCTCCGGTCGACGTCTACTTCATCGGGCTGGGGGAAGCGGCCGAGCGCCGCGTCGCCGCGCTGGCGTACGAGGCTCGCGCGGCCGGCCTGAAAGCCGAGATGGATTATCTCGGCCGCAAGATGAAGGCGCAATTGAAGGCGGCCGATCGGCTGGCCGCCCGCTACGCCGCCATCCTCGGCGACGACGAACTGGCGCGCGGCGAAATTACGCTGAAAAATATGGCGACCGGCGAGCAGAGCCTGGTTGCTCTCGACCGTCTGATCGGCATCCTGAAAGCCGGAAGCTGA
- a CDS encoding AraC family transcriptional regulator, which translates to MNGSCEILSAGYSYHTQPLHLESMSGVTYYLFRLQTEGRCKAYTGGRMTTIEAGDLLLYRPGDPYELIVGEHENGHAAGKISSGDYFVMCRGPWVDEWWKRSSRPSLVRTRSSERLVELWRQLLLEHRRIGRQNPELLEYLLRCLLLLIDRAITETSSPGRHAYIGERMKRYIEENAYRPFKVEELARHVGLSVSRASHLFKDCFGTSIMQYAMDVRLSTAAERIRYSFLSLERVAETSGFASYTYFHRAFRARYGMSPREYRQKWRES; encoded by the coding sequence GTGAACGGTTCCTGCGAAATATTGTCGGCCGGCTATTCCTATCACACGCAACCTCTGCATCTGGAGAGCATGTCCGGCGTCACGTATTATTTGTTCCGCCTGCAGACGGAAGGCCGGTGCAAAGCTTATACGGGGGGGCGCATGACGACGATCGAAGCGGGGGATTTGCTGCTGTACCGTCCCGGCGATCCGTACGAGCTGATCGTCGGCGAACACGAGAACGGCCATGCCGCAGGCAAAATATCGAGCGGAGACTATTTCGTCATGTGCCGGGGCCCGTGGGTGGACGAGTGGTGGAAGCGCTCGTCCAGACCTTCCCTCGTGCGGACCCGGTCGAGCGAGCGGCTTGTCGAGCTGTGGCGGCAGCTCCTGCTCGAGCACAGGCGGATCGGCCGCCAGAACCCGGAGCTGCTGGAATATTTGCTGCGCTGCCTGCTGCTTCTGATCGACCGCGCGATCACCGAGACGTCGTCGCCCGGACGGCATGCGTATATCGGCGAGCGGATGAAGCGGTATATCGAAGAGAACGCCTACCGGCCGTTCAAGGTGGAGGAATTGGCGCGGCACGTCGGCCTGAGCGTATCGCGCGCATCGCATCTGTTCAAGGATTGCTTCGGCACAAGCATCATGCAATACGCGATGGACGTCCGCTTGTCCACGGCGGCCGAGCGCATCCGCTACAGCTTTCTGTCGCTGGAGCGCGTCGCGGAGACGTCCGGCTTCGCCAGCTACACGTATTTTCACCGCGCGTTCCGGGCCCGCTACGGCATGTCGCCGAGAGAGTACCGCCAGAAGTGGCGCGAGAGCTGA
- the aspS gene encoding aspartate--tRNA ligase produces MMLKTHHCGKLTKSDIGQEVVLNGWVQRRRDLGGVLFIDLRDRSGIVQLVFNPEFSGQALEIADKARNEYVLAVRGLVVERDPETFNPNLETGELEVRVTEIEILNTAKNPPFFIEDGIEIDESLRLKHRYLDLRRPEMQKTLMLRSKATKLIRDFLDDNGFLEIETPILTKSTPEGARDYLVPSRVHPGEFFALPQSPQIYKQLLMVGGLERYYQIARCFRDEDLRADRQPEFTQVDIETSFMSPEQLLSLMESMIAKLFRETIGYEVPTPFQRLTYAEAMDKYGSDKPDLRFGLELVTVTDLVADSDVKVFNMVAKNGGIVKALNVKGGASWSRKELDDLQPFAARYGGKGLAWITVKDGEWKGPIVKFFKPEEIAALTERLAVEEGDLLVFSADKPKVVYDVLGNLRLKIGKESGLIDESVFKFAWVVDFPMFEYDEEAKRYVAMHHPFTRPKDEDLHLFDSDPGQMRAQAYDMVLNGYEVGGGSMRIFRREVQEKMFAALGFTPEQAYEKFGFLLDAFEYGTPPHGGIALGLDRLVMLLARRSNLRETIAFPKTASATDLLMDAPSAVDGKQLEELSIRLAVKEPAAPAKA; encoded by the coding sequence ATGATGCTTAAAACGCACCATTGCGGAAAATTGACGAAATCCGACATCGGCCAGGAGGTCGTTCTGAACGGATGGGTTCAGCGCCGCCGCGATTTGGGCGGCGTCTTGTTCATCGACCTGCGCGACCGCAGCGGCATCGTCCAGCTTGTCTTCAACCCGGAATTCTCCGGGCAGGCGCTGGAGATCGCGGACAAAGCGCGCAACGAATACGTGCTGGCCGTTCGCGGCCTGGTGGTCGAACGCGATCCCGAGACGTTTAACCCGAACCTCGAAACGGGCGAGCTGGAAGTGCGCGTGACGGAGATCGAAATTTTGAACACGGCCAAAAACCCGCCGTTTTTCATCGAGGACGGCATCGAGATCGACGAGTCGCTTCGCCTCAAGCACCGTTATCTGGATCTGCGCCGGCCGGAGATGCAGAAGACGCTGATGCTGCGTTCCAAAGCGACGAAGCTGATCCGCGATTTCCTCGACGACAACGGATTCCTGGAGATCGAGACGCCGATTCTGACGAAGAGCACGCCGGAAGGTGCCCGCGATTACCTCGTGCCGAGCCGTGTGCATCCGGGCGAATTTTTCGCGCTGCCGCAGTCGCCGCAAATTTACAAGCAACTGCTGATGGTCGGCGGACTGGAGCGCTACTATCAGATCGCCCGCTGCTTCCGCGACGAGGACCTGCGCGCCGACCGCCAGCCGGAATTCACCCAGGTGGACATCGAGACGTCGTTCATGTCCCCGGAGCAACTGCTCTCGCTGATGGAGAGCATGATTGCGAAGCTGTTCCGCGAGACGATCGGGTACGAGGTGCCGACGCCATTCCAGCGCCTGACATACGCCGAGGCGATGGACAAATACGGCTCCGACAAGCCGGACCTGCGGTTCGGCCTGGAGCTCGTCACGGTGACAGATCTCGTCGCCGACAGCGACGTAAAAGTGTTTAATATGGTGGCCAAAAACGGCGGCATCGTCAAAGCGCTGAATGTCAAAGGCGGCGCATCCTGGAGCCGGAAGGAGCTGGACGACCTGCAGCCGTTCGCCGCGCGCTACGGCGGCAAAGGGCTGGCGTGGATCACGGTCAAGGACGGCGAGTGGAAGGGGCCGATCGTCAAGTTCTTCAAGCCGGAAGAGATCGCCGCGCTCACCGAGCGTCTTGCCGTGGAGGAAGGCGACCTGCTCGTCTTCTCCGCCGACAAGCCGAAGGTCGTCTATGACGTGCTCGGCAACCTGCGCCTGAAGATCGGCAAGGAATCCGGCCTCATCGACGAGTCCGTCTTCAAGTTCGCGTGGGTCGTGGACTTCCCGATGTTCGAATACGACGAAGAAGCAAAGCGTTATGTCGCGATGCACCATCCGTTCACGCGGCCGAAGGATGAAGACCTGCACCTGTTCGACAGCGATCCGGGCCAAATGCGCGCGCAGGCGTACGACATGGTGCTCAACGGTTACGAAGTCGGCGGAGGCTCGATGCGGATTTTCCGCCGCGAGGTGCAGGAAAAAATGTTCGCCGCCCTGGGTTTCACGCCGGAGCAGGCGTACGAGAAGTTCGGCTTCCTGCTGGACGCGTTCGAATACGGCACTCCTCCGCACGGCGGCATCGCGCTTGGGCTTGACCGTCTCGTCATGCTGCTGGCGCGCCGCTCGAACCTGCGCGAGACGATCGCCTTCCCGAAAACGGCCAGCGCGACGGATCTGCTGATGGACGCTCCGTCCGCTGTCGACGGGAAGCAACTGGAGGAGCTGTCGATCCGGCTCGCGGTGAAGGAGCCGGCCGCCCCGGCCAAGGCGTAA
- a CDS encoding sugar phosphate isomerase/epimerase family protein, producing the protein MRRMGIALQLYTLREPLAEDFKGTVRRVAEIGYEGVEFAGYGGLSAEEMKRLLEETGLRAVGSHVSLKALRDNLQGEIAYAKTIGAGTIACPWLPVEQYQTEEAWTSLFKELESIGAECRKHGIVFCYHNHAFEFEQRVGGQFVFDALYGSTSPDSVQVEMDVCWVHRAGQDPLAYIARYAGRLPLVHFKDYAPTEDGTFYTKELGRGIVPLADVLKASSDAGAEWLVVEQDNCRDNPPIVSVANSFNWLREHYLAKL; encoded by the coding sequence ATGAGGAGGATGGGCATCGCCCTGCAGCTCTATACGCTGCGGGAACCGTTGGCGGAAGATTTTAAGGGAACGGTCCGGCGGGTCGCCGAGATCGGGTACGAAGGCGTGGAGTTCGCCGGCTACGGCGGCTTGAGCGCCGAAGAGATGAAGCGGCTGCTGGAGGAGACGGGACTGCGCGCGGTCGGCTCCCACGTCAGCCTGAAAGCGCTTCGCGACAATCTGCAGGGCGAGATCGCGTATGCGAAGACGATCGGCGCGGGCACGATCGCCTGCCCGTGGCTCCCCGTCGAGCAGTATCAGACGGAGGAGGCTTGGACGAGCCTCTTCAAGGAGCTGGAATCGATCGGCGCGGAATGCCGCAAGCACGGCATCGTGTTCTGCTATCACAACCACGCGTTCGAGTTCGAACAGCGGGTCGGCGGCCAATTCGTGTTCGACGCGCTGTACGGCTCGACCTCTCCGGATTCCGTGCAGGTCGAGATGGACGTCTGCTGGGTGCACCGCGCCGGACAGGACCCGCTGGCGTACATCGCCCGTTACGCGGGACGCCTTCCGCTCGTTCACTTCAAGGATTACGCCCCGACAGAAGACGGAACGTTCTACACGAAAGAGCTGGGACGCGGCATCGTGCCGCTGGCCGACGTGCTGAAGGCGTCCTCCGACGCCGGTGCCGAGTGGCTGGTCGTGGAGCAGGACAACTGCCGCGACAACCCGCCGATCGTCAGCGTGGCCAACAGCTTCAACTGGCTGCGCGAGCATTATTTGGCGAAGCTGTAA
- a CDS encoding tRNA threonylcarbamoyladenosine dehydratase → MLHQFSRTELAIGPEGLDVMRCSTVAVLGLGGVGGIAAEALARTGIGRIILIDKDVVDITNVNRQVHALTTTVGQPKAELMRERIQLINPECDAVPLKMFYTEETYEKVFEYPLDYVIDASDTVTYKIHIIEQCLKRNIPIISSMGAANKMDPTRFQVADISKTTVDPLARVIRQNLRKKGIRKGVKVVFSTEEPIKPRQDVTQRIVPENAPEIRKAQQPPASNAFVPPVAGLIMVSVVVRDLLEKARKEAGGQAAESATGGS, encoded by the coding sequence ATGCTACATCAATTCTCGCGCACGGAGCTGGCGATCGGTCCGGAAGGGCTGGATGTCATGCGGTGCAGCACGGTGGCGGTGCTCGGTCTGGGCGGCGTCGGCGGCATCGCAGCCGAGGCGCTTGCCCGTACGGGCATCGGACGCATCATCCTGATCGACAAGGACGTCGTCGATATTACGAACGTCAACCGCCAGGTGCACGCGCTCACCACGACGGTGGGCCAGCCGAAGGCCGAGCTGATGCGCGAACGCATCCAGCTCATCAATCCGGAATGCGACGCCGTGCCGCTTAAAATGTTTTACACGGAAGAGACGTACGAGAAGGTGTTCGAGTACCCGCTGGATTACGTGATTGACGCTTCCGACACGGTCACGTACAAAATTCACATTATCGAACAATGCCTGAAGCGCAACATTCCGATCATCTCCAGCATGGGCGCGGCGAACAAAATGGACCCGACGCGGTTCCAGGTCGCCGACATCTCGAAGACGACGGTCGATCCGCTGGCGCGGGTGATCCGGCAAAATCTGCGGAAAAAAGGCATCCGCAAGGGCGTCAAAGTCGTCTTCTCGACCGAGGAGCCGATCAAGCCGCGCCAGGACGTCACCCAGCGGATCGTGCCGGAGAACGCGCCGGAGATCCGCAAGGCTCAGCAGCCGCCCGCGTCCAACGCGTTCGTGCCGCCCGTCGCCGGCCTGATTATGGTCAGCGTCGTCGTGAGAGACTTGCTGGAGAAGGCCCGCAAGGAAGCGGGAGGACAAGCAGCCGAGTCCGCAACCGGCGGGAGCTGA